Proteins encoded in a region of the Salvelinus sp. IW2-2015 linkage group LG27, ASM291031v2, whole genome shotgun sequence genome:
- the LOC111953675 gene encoding desmin-like: MSSTAHGSRSYAGMGETLDFNLADAVNQEFLHTRTNEKVELQHLNDRFASYIEKVRFLEQQNATLVVEIERLRGREPTRIADLYEEEMRELRRQVEALTNQRSRVEVERDNLGEDLDKLKLRLQEEILQREDAENNLAAFRADVDAATLARLDLERRIETLQEEIAFLKKIHEEEIREDAVPEMRDQVQSQNGHSQARPGPAASGHQPSTRASQPEHPRRPRSGNHSLKVMWRDKVMYFL; encoded by the exons ATGTCATCGACCGCACACGGTTCGCGGTCCTAYGCGGGGATGGGGGAGACGCTGGACTTCAACCTGGCCGACGCAGTRAACCAGGAGTTCCTCCACACGCGCACCAACGAGAAGGTCGAGCTGCAGCACCTGAACGACCGCTTCGCCAGCTACATCGAGAAAGTTCGCTTCCTGGAGCAGCAGAACGCTACRTTGGTGGTGGAGATTGAGAGGCTGCGGGGGCGTGAACCCACACGCATCGCCGACCTGTAcgaagaggagatgagggagcTGCGTCGCCAGGTGGAGGCCTTGACCAATCAGAGGAGCCGTGTCGAGGTGGAGAGGGACAACCTGGGAGAAGACTTGGACAAACTCAAACTCAG ACTGCAGGAAGAGATCCTTCAGAGGGAGGACGCAGAGAACAACCTGGCTGCTTTCAGAGCT GATGTTGATGCTGCCACTCTGGCCCGTCTAGACTTGGAGAGACGCATCGAGACCTTACAGGAGGAGATCGCCTTCCTCAAGAAGATTCACGAGGAG GAGATCCGTGAAGATGCAGTCCCAGAGATGAGGGACCAGGTGCAGAGCCAGAATGGACATTCACAAGCCAGACCTGGACCAGCTGCCTCAGGACATCAGCCCAGTACGAGGGCATCGCAGCCAGAACATCCTCGGAGGCCGAGGAGTGGTAACCACAGTCTGAAGGTGATGTGGAGGG ACAAAGTGATGTACTTCCTGTAA